A DNA window from Aspergillus nidulans FGSC A4 chromosome I contains the following coding sequences:
- the rmt2 gene encoding protein-arginine N5-methyltransferase (transcript_id=CADANIAT00006945) → MANPVTEIDVDLNTQEVLLAASQHDTAKLRRLLRANDAAGNPANVKDPETGYSPLHAAIAACEPDEEEDVKSNGVQTNGDRQTHGQESTVEAAVQTVKLLLQEGAIWNDLDLNNETPGCIARRLGLTELYDMVVDAGVRAELLLNRLDGYEQLSDEEMEEDGEQEQEQQDAAVAADASITNTAEDESVPQLVDTTAAAPPQTADAEPSVTSSRYLNSDLTFQQDRLLDQDQNGVMMAWESDIMAKSAKQLLPTPGLRVLNVGHGMGIVDGFIQEQSPSAHHIIEAHPAVVAEMKRKGWHEKPGVVIHEGKWQDILPGLVAEGVMFDAIYYDTFAESYADFREFFTEQVIGVLEQEGKWSFFNGMGADRQISYDVYQKVVEMDLFEAGFDVEWEEIDVPKLEGEWNGVRRPYWSIDKYRLPLCKYMD, encoded by the coding sequence ATGGCGAACCCGGTCACCGAAATCGACGTCGACCTCAACACTCAAGAAGTCCTTCTCGCAGCGTCACAGCACGACACCGCAAAGCTCCGACGGCTCCTCCGTGCCAACGATGCGGCCGGGAACCCCGCCAATGTCAAGGACCCTGAGACAGGTTATTCACCGCTTCACGCCGCCATTGCAGCCTGTGAAcctgacgaggaggaagacgtgAAATCAAATGGTGTCCAGACAAATGGGGACCGACAAACCCACGGGCAGGAGAGCACAGTTGAGGCCGCCGTCCAGACCGTGAAACTTCTTTTGCAGGAGGGCGCTATCTGGAACGACCTGGATTTAAACAATGAGACTCCCGGTTGTATTGCGAGGAGGCTGGGACTGACTGAGCTATATGACATGGTCGTGGATGCGGGAGTTAGGGCAGAGCTGCTGTTGAACAGGTTGGATGGGTATGAGCAATTGTcggatgaagaaatggaagaagatggggaacaagagcaagagcaacAGGacgccgccgtcgccgccgACGCAAGCATTACAAACACAGCAGAGGACGAGTCCGTCCCGCAGCTAGTTGATACCACAGCTGCAGCACCTCCACAAACAGCAGATGCGGAGCCCAGTGTCACAAGCTCCCGCTACCTGAACTCAGACCTCACATTCCAGCAAGACCGACTTCTCGACCAGGACCAAAACGGCGTAATGATGGCCTGGGAGTCGGACATCATGGCCAAGTCCGCAAAGCAACTCCTCCCGACACCAGGTCTCCGCGTCCTCAACGTCGGACACGGAATGGGCATCGTCGACGGCTTCATCCAAGAGCAGTCGCCGTCAGCACACCATATTATTGAAGCGCATCCAGCCGTTGTCGCAGAAATGAAGCGGAAAGGCTGGCACGAAAAGCCGGGAGTCGTGATTCATGAGGGCAAGTGGCAGGATATACTTCCGGGCCTCGTAGCTGAAGGCGTGATGTTTGACGCGATCTACTACGACACCTTCGCAGAGTCTTATGCGGATTTCCGAGAGTTCTTCACGGAGCAGGTGATCGGAGTGTTGGAGCAAGAGGGAAAATGGAGCTTCTTCAATGGCATGGGCGCAGACCGACAAATCAGCTACGATGTTTATCAAAAGGTCGTAGAGATGGATCTCTTCGAGGCGGGATTCGATGTCGAGTGGGAGGAGATCGATGTGCCGAAGCTCGAAGGCGAGTGGAACGGTGTCCGTCGGCCGTACTGGAGTATAGACAAGTATCGGTTGCCGCTGTGCAAGTACATGGATTGA